Proteins found in one Thalassophryne amazonica chromosome 1, fThaAma1.1, whole genome shotgun sequence genomic segment:
- the LOC117512582 gene encoding neurogenic differentiation factor 6-A-like, with protein sequence MLTSRFEDLSSTQTCNWVSSQRVKPEPCRSLRDSLHSRRENISRGGEGEDEEEEGDGLQQRGSGTKKLSQARLDRVRMQRIEANARERNRMHGLNNALDSLRRVVPCYSKTQKLSKIETLRLAKNYIWALSEILSTGKRPDLLTFVHTLCKGLSQPTSSLLARCLQLHAHRFCSEPSMDSLSLYQPQQQQHGAVTGSGSLDCIRPLQSFHSLCDPYNALFGSPSPDCSTPVDLGILSPSISFRGIFSVKHEDLDYRSCHYPISQAQPSEPYGLLLRGHVDQVHNQLNTQFLNE encoded by the coding sequence ATGTTGACATCACGATTTGAGGACCTTTCCTCCACACAGACTTGCAACTGGGTCAGTAGCCAAAGAGTTAAACCAGAACCTTGCAGGTCCCTGAGGGACTCGCTTCACTCTAGGAGAGAGAACATATCGAGGGGTGGTGAAGGTGAGGATGAAGAGGAAGAGGGTGATGGACTTCAACAGAGGGGTTCTGGTACAAAGAAGCTGAGCCAGGCCCGCCTGGACCGGGTTAGAATGCAGCGCATTGAGGCCAATGCCCGTGAAAGGAACCGGATGCATGGTTTGAACAATGCCCTGGACAGCCTGAGGAGGGTGGTTCCATGTTACTCCAAGACCCAAAAGCTGTCTAAAATAGAAACGCTCCGCCTGGCCAAGAACTACATCTGGGCCCTCAGTGAGATCCTGAGCACAGGGAAAAGGCCCGACTTGCTCACGTTTGTACACACGCTGTGTAAGGGACTCTCTCAGCCTAccagcagcctgttggccagATGTCTGCAGCTCCATGCTCACAGGTTCTGCTCTGAACCCAGCATGGATTCATTATCCCTGTATCAacctcagcagcagcagcatggaGCAGTAACGGGCTCTGGGTCGTTGGACTGCATCAGGCCCCTGCAGTCCTTCCACTCATTATGTGACCCCTACAATGCTCTGTTTGGCAGCCCGTCTCCAGACTGCTCCACTCCTGTAGACCTGGGAATCCTCAGTCCCTCTATCAGCTTCAGGGGGATTTTCTCTGTCAAACATGAGGACCTGGACTACCGCAGCTGTCACTACCCCATCAGCCAGGCCCAACCCAGTGAACCATATGGGCTGCTCCTGAGGGGACACGTTGACCAGGTGCACAACCAGCTGAACACACAAttcttgaatgaatga